GTACCCCAGGCCACTGACTCCCAAGAAAGGCAAGCCTGACTGAGCACTGGGCACTGGCACAAGGGATGTCCCTGCCAGTTTGGCCCCAGCTGATACTGGGAGCAGTCCTCTCTGGCACACTGGGATCTACTGGAGGAGGATGTGCTTAATGAGCCGAGGCACCTCCAAAGATTGAAAGACTCAAGGACCCATCCCAGGAACAAAAGGAGGCGTTTGTCAGGCGCTGAGAGACGGGCTCGTTAATTCCTCCTGGCTGTCACACTTATCTGTAATGAATTTGTGCTCCgctgtattatttttaatacaatagGAGCGGTGCCGCCCGCCCACCGCCCGGCTGCCGGGAGCGCTGACGTCAACGCCCGGAGCAGGGCTGCCGCaggacggacggacggacggacggacagacGGGCGGGCCAAGCACAGGCCTGTCTTGCCGCCCACATGCCCGTCccaccagctgccagcagccagagcgGTGCTGGGCACGAGGGCAGGAGGCTTTTTTGCCTTGGAGGTGGAAAAAGGAGTTGTTGGTCAATGCCAGGCTGAGGGCTCGGGGCTGGCGGAGATGGATTGTGCCAGGGGGTGTTTCTGGGAGTAGTGAGAGCGGGTGAACAAGAGGGACAAGTCCCTGATGtgctgtctctgtgctgggagTTGTCTGGGGGAGCTGGTGCGTtgaagctggagctggcagcggGTGCGCACACACAGATCTGTCGGTGGATCTCTGTGTGTGGAGGTGGCACTTGCAAGCCAGTTTTGGTCCCCCTGGCTGCGAGATGTCCCCCCATTCCTGCCCCACATCCTGCATCACCCCcagccttcccacagcagccccagcagcactggcagcatcTCCACAGCCCACCCCAAGGGGCTTGTgggggcagctgcagcctgtcccagctccctgcagcctcccacGTTTAGGGGGGGGGCATCCCTGAAAGGACCCCGCACCCAGACCCTCTCCAGCACCCTTCTGGGCCCCCACAGGTTGCTAGTCCAGAGCCTCACCATTAAACACCAGCTATCCCAAAGCCCGGCTCCAAGTACCACTAACGTGATTCGCACGGGGCTCATCTTGTCTCTgagatcccagagctggattaATTAGGAGGCACCGGCATTCGCTCTGAGGAGCACACACCGTCCCTATGCATCGGGACAAAGGACCCGGGGAGTCCTGTCCTGCACTGCAGGGGAGGAacacaggaggggctgcaggagcccatCTCCCTTCGGGCAGGTGCAGGGGGGCCAGGCAGGGTGGTGCACCCCATTTCCTGCCCGGGAACCCTTCGCTGAAGGGGGTTCTGAGCTCCGTGGGCATCATATCCTCGATGCCACCGTAGACTCCCTCTGGCATCCCCTCTCTGAGCACCCCAaacctgctctgggagctccGCGGGGGGAACAGCACCAAAAATCCAAAGCTAGGGCCCCCGAGCGGCAGCTCTTGGcggaagggggagggagggtgACATGATTTATCAGGGACTTTAATTAAACTTCCGCAGCCGCCCCGCATCGCTGCAGAGGAGGGCCGGGGAGCTGCGGGTCGGGGGGTCGAGTGAGGGAGCCGGGGGGTGCGGGACTGGGGGCACCTCCGGCAGATTATTGCCTCGTTTCGCCCGTTAATTGCCGCGGCGGTGAATCATTAACCCCGCGCAGGAGGCGCTTGCCCCGTCCCTCCGCTGCGGGAGCGCGGGGTGGTGTCCGAGGGGGCCCCGTCCGCAGCCTGGCAAGCGGTGCGGGGCTCCCCGGGACGTTTCCCGGGGGTCGTGCGGCGTTTCCCGGGAGGGGTCCCGCAtcccgccgcccccgcggggGGCCGGTCCGCGCGGTGGCGGGGGGTGTCGCTCCGGGCGGGCCCACGCGTGCCGCCGGGGGCGGGAGggggccgggccgcggcggggcggggcggggcggagcggcggcagcggcgaGCGGCGGCGGAGCCGGTGAGTGCCGGTGCTGAAGGGACAGCGCCGCCGCTGCGGCACCGGGCGGCcccgggcggcgggcggggccccGCGCCGCAGACACCgggatggggtggggggagaggggTCCCCGCGGCACCGCGTCCCCGGCGCGACCCTCGCCCCCCGCGCGGTCCCGCCTTCCCCGTGTCCCCGCGTTCCCCTTcctccctggtgtcccctgcGGCCCCGGTGTGTGTCCTCCGACCCCGGTTCCCCCCTGGTCGTCCTTGTGCCTGCGCTccatcccccctccccctccacGGCGGCGCGCCCCCCGGGTCCCGCACCCCACTGcggtcccggtgtcccccgcATGCTGGGTGTCCGCTATGTcccgtgtccccgctgtcccccgccTTCCCGGCGCCCCCCCGTGTCTCCTGCGTCTCTGCAGCCCCTGTGGCCCCGGTATCCCGGTGCCTGCCGGTGTTCCCCCCGTTTGCTGTGTTCCCCCTGCGCCGCCCGTGCACCTCCCGATGTCTCCCACATACCCCGCTATCGCTacaagcccccccccccccccccccccccgcgacGCGACCCCAGTGCTCCGGTGCTCCCCGTGCTTGCCTACggcccccgtgtccctgtgttcTCCGCTGTTCCCCCGTCCCCGGTGCCCCCCAAGCCCCCGCTGCAGTCCCAGGGCTCAGCACTCTACTGCCCGGAGGAGACCCCGGGTTGTTGCGGGGTGCCcgggggctggcagcagcaaacTTCCCGGGGTCACAGCTCGTGCAgcgcccccagccccagtggGGTTCTGGGGAGCCGGGGTGGGGGTACCCGCTGGGCTGCGGCACCCACCGGGCacgtacacacacacacacacacacacacacacgctgCAAACTGCACCCCCAGGCTCCgagcacagcctgcagcaccCCACTCAGACGGGGCACGTGGGGGGCACGGGCAACCCCACACACACCCTCTGCCTGTAATCCCccgcatgcacacacacacagagcacacaagCAGCCTGCAACACCCCCACACGTACACACACGCGACACAGTCTGCAAATTTGCGTGCACAGCCCCCTGTGCAGCCTGCAAACCCACGGACCTGCACACACAACCCCGCCACACTCACACTAACACATCCTGCAGCACCCCCCGAGTGTGCAAACACACGCACACCCGCAGCACAAACAGccagcacacagacacagcccACAACCCTGCGTGCACACACATCCGCAGAGCCCGCAGACCCCAAAACTCGCACACGCTCAAAGCTTGCACACAGGCTGCAAACCCGCACATCACGGGGGCACACGCAATCTGCAGCCCCACAAACTTATCCACACGCGTGTGTGCACGCACCCCGCATGCAAACACAGCCTGCAGGCACCCGCAAACACACCTCTGGAGCAAACACAGCCTGCACGCAGAGCTCACGCGCAGCGTGCGCAGACACGGCGCGCACCCGCTCCGTCCTGCACAGGCAGCGCCCCTGCACGGTGTCACCCACCCGCAGCACCCGCGTGGATCACACACACAGTCGCAGGCTGCCGCCTGCaacccctgcagcccccaagCACTGCCGCAGCCCGCCAACAGcctcttccccatccctctgcagagcGCTCGCACTGCCGTAGACACACGCGCACACACAGCACCCCGGGTCCGGCCGTGCCACCCTGGCACCCCCAGACAAGGTCTGTCACTCCCTCCCGCAAAGCAGGGGCACACAGTGCATGGTGGCGTGGTGGGTCCCCATCCCACCAGCCCCCAAGCAGCACGCCAGGGCTCCTGGTGCCACACCAAGGGCAGTGCTGAGGTGGAACATCCCTCTGGAGTCCCTGCCTTGGTGCCTCCACAGGTTCTCAAGGCAAGAAGGGATGTAaggagggggctgaggggagcaggCAGTCACTCTCTGCCTGCAGACCCCAGAACCTCCCTCTGCCCGTCCTGGAAGGTATTTGCGCTGAGGATGCAGAGAGTGCAAAGCGCAGCCCCAGAGATCATTCCATCGctcagcctgggcagcagggaacCTTAGAATGTCCTGTCCTTCTCTGCCTGCACAGGTGGCCCAGGTCAGCAAGCCCGGACAGCGGTGGATGAGCGCTGGGCACTGGCCTAGCCACACGCACACACCGGCACCATGGACTTCGTCATGAAGCAAGCGCTGGGCGGTGAGTGGGAGCTGTTCCCCCCTCAAGGGTCCCCTCTCCGGGAGCAATGCTGGCCCAGCACCCCAGTAGCACAGTGGGAGGGACATGGCAAGGGGACAGAGTCACACAGAGAGCCACCGGCAGtggggaggtgctgctggagtcCTCCAGATTTCCCATTTCCAGTGCCGTCAGCGGCTGGCTGGGGAATCCTGCCTCTTctgccacgaagtgggattcCCCTGCAAATCCCCTGGGTGCTGaagaaggagctgctggcatctcCCCCAGCTGACACTGAATGAGGGCAGAACAGCCAGCCTGTGGCActccccatccccactgccTCCCGAGCCTGCCTGCAGCCCACTTCGACACAGGTGGCCCTGGGGATGTCCCACGTCCTCCTTGCCAGGGGCCTCcttgccctccctgctgctgcaggggctttggcagcagcaccaggctgcaGCACCCTTGGGGACCAACCAAGGGTCTCGTTATGCACAGGGGCCACCAAGGACATGGGGAAGATGCTGGggggtgaggaggagaaggaCCCCGACGCgcagaagaaggaggaagagaggcaGGAGGCCCTGCgccagcaggaggaggagcggAAAGCCAAGCACGCCCGCATGGAAGCGGAGCGGGAGAAAGTCCGGCAGCAGATCCGTGACAAGGTGGGCACACACCCCCCCTGTGCCCgcccctgcctgtggcagccggggtggggctgggacagggagccGGCATGGCCGGGAGGAGGGTGGCCCAAGTCGGTGGCGatgggcacggggcacagcgCAGGCAGTGcccactgcctgccctgctgagaGCCTGTGTCCTCTCAGTACGGgctgaagaagaaggaggagaaggaagcagaggagaaagctgctctggagcagccGTGTGAGGGCAGCCTGACGCGCCCCAAGAAGGCGATCCCGGCAGGCTGTGGGgacgaggaagaggaggaggaggagagcatCCTGGACACCGTCCTCAAGTACCTGCCCGGCCCACTGCAGGATATGTTCAAGAAGTAACAGCACCGTCAACCCTGCCATAGGGTGCTGGGGCACGGGCGCCCTCTCTCCTACAACTCCTCCATCAGTTCCCTTTGCTCCAGAGAGGGTGTCCCCACACCCCctcccatcccctcctgccctgtcccccaACCAGACCAAAAGCCCGCCCCGTCCCGTCCAGGCAGGGCCCCCCCGCCACGCCAaaggggagcagccctggccgGACAGGGCGAACCGGGACCAAATGCACTGATGTAACCTCGCGGCAGGCTAGGCCCTACCAGCCCCCCCGGGGTGGCTCCTCgtgccccctgccctgccccttctcttctcccaggggACCCCAGCAGGCGTCTGCTCGCCTGTCCCCGTCCCCAACACTGCcatccccctgcccccctcctgccctgggccaaGCCCAAAGCACAAAGCCAGGCGCCCTGCCCGCAGCTCCCCCATCCCCAGTCGTCGGGCACGGGGGtcccccggggctgcccggTGTGCCCCTGCATCGGGGGGTTGGAGGGGACCCCCTCCCCGCATCTCTGGCCCCATAGTTAAAGCCATATCAGTTAGACTGCAATACTTCAGCACCGGGAGGAGCGGGCGCCGCGCTCCGCCAACCGTGTACAAAGGCACGCGCGGGGCAGGGGCCCCCCTGCCTCGTCCCCCCGTCCCCGCCGCTCGCTCGTCTGTGTCTTGGCCCCGCTGGCCCCCGTCCTCGCATTAGTGTCTCTGTGCCAGGGTGTGCCCCGTCGCTCCATGCGTCCTCGTGTCCGCTGCTCAGACTCCCACCCCCGagtccccactgtccctgggggccACCCGCGGCGCCCCTCGCCGTGCTGCTGGGACCCCCACTCTGCCCCCTGCAATAAAGCCAGCGCGGGGCCGAGAGCTGCTGAGCCAGTCCTGGGCTGGGAGTACCCGGCTGCCCTCACCCGACGCTGGACACATGGGTCCCTGGGCCTGGGAAGGGATCCCTGGGCAAGTGCCCTGGGATGTccccggagctgctgcttgCACCCCAACGGGGGGAGGCAGGGGCACGCCCTCATCCCAGCCCTTCTCTTGCCACACCGTGCTCCCCCTCCCTGTGCTTCCTCAGCCACGGCCCCCAGCCGCTCACCAGGGCCCTCCCAGGAGATGGCGGGCAGCTCGGGGCCCCACAGACATGCTGTGACCATCCTGCTCGAACTAGTCTTTGACGAACtaataaaataaagggatttgTACATTGCTCCAGCCTCTTCTCATCCCTTGCTTTCCTGGGCCCCCACGTCAGCTCCCTCACCCCCACAACCTCAGGGTTGCAGCTCATCACACGTGGGTTGGCCCCCAGCCAGGCCTCTACAGGTGCAGGAAGCAGCCAAATGTGGCTCCCAGAGTCCTGTTCattcctgctgccttcctcctccACAGGCATCTGTCCTCTCTGGGGCTGGGACAAAAGGGATGTCCCACAGATATAGCGTGAGGGtttctcccccttctccttGACTCCAGGACTTCCCTCACTCAATGACTGGCGATACCCAGGGGTCCAAGGGTTATTTCTGATGGGTCACAGCATTCCACCACTCCAAGAGGGGAACACAAGGCTGTGGGCATGGTTCATCTCATGCCCCCACACCAAGGCAgaggccctggcagtgcccaggttTGGCATAGCTTGGGAGGCTTCAGCTTGGTGCCAGCTTCAGCTCTGACTGATGTGCCATCATTCACCAGCAAAGAGCTCAGCTGTTACCCAGGCGGCCTCAGCAGAGCAGTCACCCATAAAAGCTTCTGTCAGAAGGAAATATGAGCGTAGAGAACGGCAGAGATCTCACAGGCAAGGTCTCCATCACAGGCAGGCTGTGCCCTGTGACCCGGCACGACTGCAGGCAGGGAGAAATCCCCacagccctccctgggcagtggggacagggcaggggaagggctCTGCCCGGGGCTGGTGGCCGTGGCGTGGCAGCTGCAGCGTCCTCCATGTCCCGATCTGAGCGGCGTCCCCGCTGTCACCTGTCCCCACCGTGGGGACGCAGCGCCCCCTGGTGTGGTGACAGCGCAGCACAGGCCACACAGAGAGCGGGGACACGCAGCGGGGACAAGAGGGACAATCCTCGACAGacccctctgccagggccttGCTACGGCCAAGGGAAGgtggcaggggaaggagagcagctcagcaccccctttttcccccttcaaaTAGCCACAGGCACCTTCATTAAGGAAGAGGATTTatcaaaattagaaaaagacgccacaaatattttgaaaaagtcccagctgggaaaacatCTACATGTTCAAACCCCACATCCTCCCCTCATTGCCTcagcacagggaagggacaTGGGATGTCTGGGACGGGGAGAGGCAGGtt
This portion of the Vidua macroura isolate BioBank_ID:100142 chromosome 15, ASM2450914v1, whole genome shotgun sequence genome encodes:
- the CPLX2 gene encoding complexin-2; this translates as MDFVMKQALGGATKDMGKMLGGEEEKDPDAQKKEEERQEALRQQEEERKAKHARMEAEREKVRQQIRDKYGLKKKEEKEAEEKAALEQPCEGSLTRPKKAIPAGCGDEEEEEEESILDTVLKYLPGPLQDMFKK